A part of Candidatus Bathyarchaeota archaeon genomic DNA contains:
- a CDS encoding PAC2 family protein → MDKPYLRKLSTPTLDNPIFVQGLPGFGNVGRIAAHLLIKFCDAKPFAELYSPSFPDYVAISSKGICHLPRYEFFYAPMERNNLVIMTGEIQPSFDDVVAHYEVCDHVIDFVESIGCRFIVTMGGVPITEDKTQVYIAATSPRLATEFMEKGGVIYSKGRIVGGTGLMLALAKERKLEGVSLLGTTMGFKADREAGFLVFKFLMKALGKEIKEGLVENNAPEE, encoded by the coding sequence ATGGATAAGCCGTATTTGCGTAAACTTTCAACTCCAACTCTGGACAACCCGATTTTCGTCCAGGGCTTGCCGGGTTTTGGTAACGTTGGTCGTATCGCTGCGCACCTGTTAATCAAGTTCTGTGACGCTAAGCCTTTTGCTGAGTTGTATTCTCCCTCGTTCCCTGATTACGTTGCCATCAGTTCTAAGGGCATCTGTCACCTGCCGCGGTACGAGTTTTTCTACGCTCCGATGGAAAGGAACAATTTGGTCATCATGACAGGGGAGATTCAGCCCTCGTTTGACGATGTCGTTGCGCACTACGAGGTTTGCGATCACGTGATTGATTTTGTCGAGTCGATTGGTTGCCGCTTCATCGTAACCATGGGCGGTGTACCTATAACTGAAGATAAGACTCAGGTTTACATCGCTGCTACCTCGCCGAGGTTGGCAACCGAGTTCATGGAGAAAGGCGGAGTCATCTATAGTAAGGGCAGAATCGTTGGTGGAACAGGTTTGATGTTGGCTTTGGCGAAAGAGAGGAAGCTTGAAGGCGTGAGTTTGCTCGGTACAACTATGGGTTTTAAGGCTGATCGTGAGGCTGGGTTTTTAGTTTTCAAGTTTTTGATGAAGGCTTTAGGAAAAGAGATAAAAGAAGGTTTAGTAGAGAACA